One window from the genome of Acinetobacter sp. LoGeW2-3 encodes:
- the tuf gene encoding elongation factor Tu: MAKAKFERNKPHVNVGTIGHVDHGKTTLTAAIATVCAKKFGGEAKDYAAIDSAPEEKARGITINTSHVEYDSPTRHYAHVDCPGHADYVKNMITGAAQMDGAILVCAATDGPMPQTREHILLSRQVGVPYIVVFLNKCDLVDDEELLELVEMEVRELLSTYDFPGDDTPVIRGSALLALNGDQDQYGEPAVVALVEALDSYIPEPERAIDQAFLMPIEDVFSISGRGTVVTGRVETGVVKVGEEVEIVGIKDTVKTTVTGVEMFRKLLDEGRAGENCGVLLRGTKREDVQRGQVLAKPGTIKPHTKFDAEVYVLSKEEGGRHTPFLNGYRPQFYFRTTDVTGAIALKEGVEMVMPGDNVEMSVELIHPIAMDAGLRFAIREGGRTVGAGVVSRVTA; encoded by the coding sequence ATGGCTAAGGCTAAGTTTGAACGTAATAAGCCACACGTTAACGTGGGCACAATTGGTCACGTTGACCATGGTAAAACAACTTTAACAGCTGCGATTGCAACTGTATGTGCGAAGAAATTCGGTGGTGAAGCGAAAGACTACGCTGCAATTGACTCTGCACCAGAAGAAAAAGCACGTGGTATTACAATTAATACTTCTCACGTAGAATACGATTCTCCAACTCGTCACTACGCTCACGTAGACTGCCCGGGTCACGCCGATTATGTTAAAAACATGATTACTGGTGCTGCTCAGATGGACGGCGCGATCCTTGTATGTGCTGCGACTGATGGTCCAATGCCACAAACTCGTGAACACATCCTTCTTTCTCGTCAGGTAGGTGTACCTTACATCGTTGTATTCTTGAACAAATGCGACCTTGTAGACGACGAAGAGCTTCTTGAGCTAGTTGAAATGGAAGTTCGTGAACTTCTTTCTACTTACGACTTCCCAGGTGATGACACTCCAGTGATCCGTGGTTCAGCTCTTCTTGCACTTAACGGTGACCAAGATCAATACGGCGAACCAGCTGTTGTAGCTCTTGTTGAAGCGCTTGACTCTTACATTCCAGAACCAGAACGTGCGATCGACCAAGCATTCTTGATGCCAATCGAAGACGTATTCTCAATTTCTGGTCGTGGTACAGTTGTAACTGGCCGTGTAGAAACTGGTGTTGTGAAAGTAGGCGAAGAAGTTGAAATCGTTGGTATCAAAGACACAGTTAAAACGACTGTAACTGGCGTTGAAATGTTCCGTAAACTTCTTGACGAAGGTCGTGCGGGCGAGAACTGTGGTGTTCTTCTTCGTGGTACTAAACGTGAAGACGTTCAACGTGGTCAAGTACTTGCTAAACCAGGTACAATCAAGCCGCACACTAAATTCGACGCAGAAGTATACGTACTTTCTAAAGAAGAAGGTGGTCGTCATACTCCATTCCTTAACGGTTACCGTCCACAGTTCTACTTCCGTACAACTGACGTGACTGGTGCGATCGCGCTTAAAGAAGGCGTTGAAATGGTTATGCCTGGTGACAACGTTGAGATGTCAGTAGAGCTGATCCACCCAATCGCAATGGACGCTGGCTTACGCTTCGCGATCCGTGAAGGTGGTCGTACGGTTGGTGCTGGTGTAGTATCTCGCGTTACTGCATAA
- the nusG gene encoding transcription termination/antitermination protein NusG, translated as MKRWYIIHAYSGYEKQVMRSLNDRIQRSAVADSFGEVLVPTEEVVEMKDGKKRKSERKFFPGYVLVEMEMNDETWHIVKECPKVLGFIGGTAEKPAPITQKEADAILARVRNTGEAPRPKTMFEPGEELLVIDGPFTDFKGVVEEVQYEKSRLTLTINVFNRPTQVELEFRQVEKTI; from the coding sequence ATGAAACGTTGGTACATTATTCATGCCTATTCTGGTTATGAAAAACAAGTGATGCGTTCGCTTAATGATCGAATCCAGCGTAGCGCTGTTGCCGATAGCTTTGGTGAAGTCCTGGTCCCTACTGAAGAAGTAGTGGAAATGAAGGATGGCAAGAAACGTAAATCAGAGCGTAAGTTCTTCCCTGGCTATGTATTAGTTGAAATGGAAATGAACGATGAAACTTGGCACATTGTTAAAGAATGTCCAAAAGTATTAGGTTTCATTGGTGGTACGGCTGAAAAACCGGCGCCTATTACGCAAAAAGAAGCTGATGCGATTCTTGCGCGTGTACGCAATACTGGCGAAGCACCTCGTCCTAAGACGATGTTTGAACCAGGCGAAGAATTACTCGTTATTGACGGTCCATTCACAGACTTTAAAGGTGTGGTGGAAGAAGTTCAGTACGAAAAGTCACGCTTAACGCTGACAATCAACGTATTTAACCGACCAACTCAGGTTGAATTGGAATTTCGCCAAGTCGAAAAAACAATCTAA
- the rplK gene encoding 50S ribosomal protein L11 produces the protein MAKKIDGYIKLQVPAGKANPSPPIGPALGQRGVNIMAFCKEFNAATQKLEAGLPIPVVITVYNDKSFTFIMKTPPAAILLKKAAGIQKGSAVPNKTKVGKLTRAQLEEIATTKEPDLTGADLDARVRTIAGSARSMGLEVEL, from the coding sequence ATGGCTAAGAAGATTGACGGCTATATCAAGCTGCAAGTTCCAGCTGGTAAAGCGAATCCATCTCCACCTATTGGTCCTGCACTGGGTCAACGTGGTGTTAACATCATGGCATTCTGTAAAGAATTCAATGCTGCTACTCAAAAGCTTGAAGCTGGTCTGCCAATCCCAGTAGTGATCACTGTGTACAACGACAAGTCGTTCACTTTCATCATGAAAACTCCACCTGCTGCTATTCTTCTTAAGAAAGCTGCTGGTATCCAAAAAGGTTCAGCTGTACCTAACAAAACTAAAGTTGGTAAGTTGACTCGTGCTCAGTTAGAAGAAATTGCGACTACTAAAGAACCAGATCTTACTGGTGCTGATTTAGACGCACGTGTTCGTACCATCGCTGGTTCTGCACGTTCTATGGGCTTGGAAGTGGAGCTATAA
- the rplJ gene encoding 50S ribosomal protein L10, with product MALLIEGKKQIVAEVSEIASTAFAAVVADYQGLTVEQLTALRVEARKLGVATRVVRNTLAKRALQDTQFNILNDSLVGPTILAFSTSEDDMGAAARLFEEFAKTNKAFELKAAAFDGKVYEGAEVSVIANLPNQEKALTMLANVLQAPISKLGRLITALKEKNESEAA from the coding sequence ATGGCTCTTCTTATTGAAGGCAAAAAACAGATCGTAGCTGAAGTAAGTGAAATTGCTTCTACTGCATTTGCCGCTGTTGTTGCTGACTACCAAGGTTTAACAGTTGAGCAATTAACTGCTCTTCGTGTTGAAGCTCGTAAACTAGGTGTTGCTACACGTGTTGTACGTAATACTTTAGCTAAACGTGCTCTTCAAGATACTCAATTCAATATCTTGAACGACAGCCTTGTTGGCCCAACAATCTTAGCTTTCTCGACTTCTGAAGACGACATGGGTGCAGCTGCACGCTTGTTCGAAGAATTCGCAAAAACTAACAAAGCATTCGAACTTAAAGCTGCTGCATTTGATGGCAAGGTTTATGAAGGTGCTGAAGTTAGCGTGATCGCGAACCTTCCGAACCAAGAAAAAGCGCTTACTATGCTTGCAAACGTTCTTCAAGCTCCTATTTCGAAATTGGGTCGCCTTATTACTGCGCTCAAAGAGAAAAACGAGTCAGAAGCTGCATAA
- the gspN gene encoding type II secretion system protein N has product MSSKPKTFKWLILAIVAFLIFVVLQVPAAWLISKFYKNNQVLHNVSGNIWQGSADWKKGQLRGSLNWQVRPLDLLLLRLGANVEVHSGNTKLAGVMAYGLTKTLIAKNLEGQVAPETLKTLADWQWPTNAIQFNQLDFKYKKQNGFSDVNGQLNWTGGELIYTFAQRQERMSVPVLAGNLADESGKLLLDVRDSRDQKMLNIELDPDLMLNVQLTQRMLLNVPSYEGKAGLDTYVISTRQPLIGGLN; this is encoded by the coding sequence ATGAGCAGTAAGCCGAAAACTTTTAAATGGTTAATTCTTGCCATAGTCGCCTTTCTTATTTTTGTGGTTTTGCAGGTGCCTGCTGCCTGGCTCATTTCAAAATTTTATAAAAATAATCAGGTACTACATAATGTCAGTGGCAATATCTGGCAGGGAAGCGCTGACTGGAAAAAAGGTCAATTACGCGGGAGCCTAAACTGGCAGGTTCGTCCATTAGATTTGCTGTTATTGCGTCTTGGGGCAAATGTGGAAGTGCATAGCGGTAATACTAAACTTGCCGGTGTAATGGCTTATGGCCTCACCAAAACCCTGATTGCTAAAAATCTAGAAGGGCAGGTCGCACCTGAAACTCTGAAAACCCTGGCGGACTGGCAATGGCCTACCAATGCGATTCAATTTAATCAGCTCGATTTTAAATATAAAAAACAAAATGGTTTTAGTGATGTAAATGGTCAGTTGAACTGGACCGGGGGCGAATTGATCTATACCTTTGCACAACGTCAAGAACGTATGAGTGTTCCTGTTCTTGCCGGAAATTTGGCAGATGAGTCAGGCAAATTATTGCTGGATGTTCGCGATAGCCGTGACCAGAAAATGCTGAATATTGAACTTGATCCGGATCTGATGCTAAACGTGCAATTGACCCAACGCATGCTTCTGAATGTTCCTTCCTATGAAGGCAAAGCTGGACTGGATACTTATGTGATCAGTACCCGTCAGCCTCTGATAGGAGGCCTGAACTAA
- the trpE gene encoding anthranilate synthase component I, producing the protein MTTQAQFQQLAAQGYNLIPVYRQRLADTDTPLSIFARLKEHKQAYLFESVEGGENWARYSIIGLGESTVFSCNAGELTVQHADGSIEKQYCADPFQYIRDFQSQFKVPTQADLPALPSFTGGLVGYFGYDSVRYIEPKLNNVPEADPVGLPDIWMMLSKTVIVFDNLKDTLFLIVHADANDAGAYEKAHEQLNELENILATPISLKAEKHTPPHFESLTGHDNFLASIEKVKEYIRAGDVMQVVPGHRMVSDFDGEPLQVYRALRHLNPSPYLFLVQGQTLENNTPFHIVGSSPEILSRLENGIATVRPLAGTRPRGKTKEEDLALEKDLLSDEKEIAEHLMLIDLGRNDVGRVSKIGKVQVTDQMVIERYSHVMHIVSNVQGEVRDDVDALDVFKATFPAGTLSGAPKIRAMEIIDEVEPVKRGIFGGAIGYLGWHGEMDMSIAIRTCVIRENKVYVQAGAGLVADSNPESEWNETQIKARAVIKAVELSSNGLIL; encoded by the coding sequence ATGACCACTCAAGCACAATTCCAACAACTTGCTGCGCAAGGCTATAACCTGATTCCTGTATACCGCCAACGTCTAGCTGATACAGATACACCACTGTCTATCTTTGCGCGTTTAAAAGAGCATAAGCAGGCTTATCTGTTTGAATCTGTAGAAGGAGGGGAGAACTGGGCGCGCTATTCTATTATTGGGCTAGGTGAATCTACAGTGTTCTCCTGCAATGCTGGTGAGCTCACTGTACAGCACGCCGATGGTTCGATTGAAAAGCAGTACTGTGCAGATCCTTTTCAATATATCCGTGACTTTCAATCGCAATTTAAAGTACCGACTCAAGCAGACTTACCGGCTTTGCCAAGCTTTACTGGTGGCCTAGTGGGTTACTTTGGCTATGACTCGGTACGTTATATCGAACCCAAGCTGAATAATGTCCCTGAAGCCGATCCTGTCGGTTTGCCAGATATCTGGATGATGCTGTCTAAAACAGTCATCGTATTTGATAACCTTAAAGATACTTTGTTCTTGATTGTGCATGCTGATGCGAATGATGCTGGTGCATATGAAAAAGCACATGAACAATTAAATGAATTAGAAAATATTCTGGCAACACCAATCAGCTTAAAAGCTGAAAAACATACGCCACCCCATTTTGAGTCTTTAACCGGGCATGACAACTTCCTTGCTTCTATTGAAAAGGTTAAAGAGTACATCCGTGCTGGTGATGTGATGCAGGTGGTGCCAGGGCATCGTATGGTTTCTGATTTCGATGGTGAGCCTTTACAGGTCTATCGTGCATTACGTCACCTTAATCCATCACCTTATTTGTTCCTGGTACAAGGGCAGACGCTAGAAAACAATACGCCATTCCATATTGTCGGTTCTTCACCAGAAATTCTGTCTCGTCTGGAAAATGGCATTGCCACGGTTCGTCCATTAGCAGGTACGCGTCCACGTGGCAAAACTAAAGAAGAAGATCTCGCATTAGAAAAAGATCTGCTTTCTGATGAAAAAGAAATTGCCGAGCACTTAATGCTAATCGACCTAGGCCGAAATGATGTCGGTCGCGTGTCAAAAATCGGTAAAGTACAAGTGACTGATCAAATGGTGATCGAACGCTATTCGCATGTGATGCACATTGTTTCTAATGTGCAGGGTGAAGTGCGTGATGATGTCGATGCATTGGATGTTTTTAAGGCAACTTTCCCTGCAGGTACACTTTCTGGCGCGCCAAAAATTCGCGCCATGGAAATTATTGACGAAGTTGAGCCAGTAAAACGTGGAATTTTTGGTGGTGCTATTGGTTATTTAGGCTGGCATGGCGAAATGGACATGTCGATTGCGATTCGTACCTGTGTTATTCGCGAAAATAAAGTCTATGTTCAGGCTGGAGCAGGGCTTGTTGCTGACTCAAATCCTGAATCTGAGTGGAATGAAACCCAAATAAAAGCTCGCGCAGTGATCAAAGCGGTTGAATTATCATCAAATGGTTTGATTTTATGA
- the gspD gene encoding type II secretion system secretin GspD, which translates to MALFNNNRSAWALCVAAPLVAMASTASYAQTWKINLRDADLAAFINEVADITGKNFAVDPRVRGNVTVISNRALNRDEVYDLFLGVLNVNGVVAIPSGNTIKLVPDNNVKNSGIPYDARNRATGDQIVTRVIWLENTNPNDLIPALRPLMPQFAHLAAVPGTNALIVSDRASNIYQLETIVRNLDGTGQNDLAAVTLQSSQAEEMIGLIESMTATGAAKDLKGSRVRVMADQRTNRIIIKGDTATRKRIRQIIETLDVPAADRLGGLKVFRLKYASAKNLAEILQGLVSGQALGRSSSSSENSSSGTSLNTLGNNSSSSNMSQDGSTSGIQLNSGLGNSQQGITSFNANGVSIIADATQNSLVVKADPQLMREIESAINQLDTRRQQVLIEAAIMEVEGTDADQLGVQWALGDLSSGIGLINFDNFGASLKNIAAGYLTGGGAGAGSAIGTGTSVVIGDYREGSDGSRKLYGALIQALKETTKSNLLSTPSIVTMDNEEAYIVVGENVPFVTGSVSTGAAGVANPYTTIERKDVGVTLKVIPHIGEDGTVRLEVEQEVSAVARDKGQASDLVTSKRAIKTSILAEHGQTIVLGGLISDNTSYGRQAVPGLGAIPGLGRLFRSEGKSNQKRNLLIFIHPTIVGDKNEVRKISQQRYGQLYSLQLALDSDGNFAKLPENLDDVYQQRLPVSKTPVYQTVPSAPVTSQPAAVVTTPVAIEPMVQQQSVQPVQNVEKTRNTVTTTTLRPKS; encoded by the coding sequence ATGGCTTTATTTAATAATAATCGATCCGCATGGGCGCTTTGTGTTGCTGCACCCCTGGTTGCCATGGCAAGTACTGCAAGTTATGCGCAGACCTGGAAAATCAATCTGCGTGATGCAGACCTGGCTGCCTTTATTAATGAAGTGGCAGATATTACCGGGAAAAACTTTGCCGTTGATCCACGGGTACGTGGCAATGTCACGGTCATTTCAAACCGGGCATTAAACCGCGATGAAGTCTATGACCTGTTCCTTGGGGTCTTAAATGTTAATGGTGTGGTAGCGATTCCATCGGGGAATACCATCAAACTGGTACCTGATAATAACGTCAAAAACTCCGGTATTCCTTATGATGCGCGTAACCGTGCCACCGGGGATCAGATTGTGACCCGAGTGATCTGGCTGGAAAATACCAATCCAAATGACCTGATTCCAGCACTACGTCCGTTGATGCCACAGTTCGCTCATTTGGCAGCTGTACCTGGAACAAATGCTCTTATTGTTTCCGATCGTGCCAGCAATATTTATCAGCTGGAAACTATTGTACGTAATCTGGATGGTACGGGTCAGAATGATCTGGCAGCCGTTACCTTGCAATCGAGTCAGGCTGAGGAAATGATTGGCCTGATTGAATCGATGACGGCTACTGGTGCAGCCAAGGATCTTAAAGGTTCTCGCGTGCGGGTTATGGCAGATCAGCGAACCAACCGGATCATTATTAAAGGCGATACGGCGACCCGCAAGCGTATTCGCCAAATTATTGAAACCTTGGATGTACCTGCAGCAGATCGTTTGGGTGGTCTTAAAGTCTTCCGTCTGAAATATGCCAGCGCCAAAAATCTGGCTGAGATTCTACAAGGGCTGGTTTCAGGTCAGGCTTTGGGACGTTCAAGCTCATCTTCTGAGAATAGCTCCTCTGGCACTTCATTAAATACACTGGGCAATAATAGTTCTTCATCTAATATGTCTCAGGATGGTTCCACTTCTGGGATTCAGCTGAATTCAGGTTTGGGGAATAGCCAGCAAGGGATTACCAGCTTTAATGCCAATGGCGTCAGTATTATTGCGGATGCGACTCAGAACTCATTGGTGGTCAAAGCAGATCCGCAGCTGATGCGTGAAATTGAGTCAGCGATTAACCAGCTGGATACACGTCGTCAGCAGGTATTGATTGAAGCTGCCATTATGGAAGTGGAAGGCACCGATGCTGACCAGCTTGGCGTGCAATGGGCACTCGGTGACCTGAGTAGCGGTATTGGTCTGATCAACTTTGATAATTTTGGTGCCAGCTTGAAAAATATTGCTGCCGGTTATCTCACCGGCGGTGGTGCAGGTGCGGGTAGTGCCATTGGGACTGGTACCTCAGTCGTGATTGGGGATTACCGTGAAGGCAGTGATGGTTCACGTAAGCTGTATGGTGCGTTGATTCAGGCCCTCAAAGAAACCACTAAATCTAATCTGTTGTCTACGCCATCCATTGTGACCATGGACAATGAAGAGGCCTATATTGTCGTGGGTGAAAATGTACCCTTTGTGACGGGTTCGGTGTCTACTGGCGCTGCAGGTGTTGCCAATCCCTATACCACCATTGAACGTAAAGATGTCGGTGTAACGCTGAAAGTTATTCCTCACATTGGGGAAGATGGCACGGTACGTCTGGAAGTGGAGCAGGAGGTTTCTGCGGTTGCTCGTGATAAAGGGCAGGCATCGGATCTGGTCACCAGTAAACGCGCAATCAAAACCTCGATTCTGGCTGAACATGGGCAAACTATTGTACTGGGTGGTCTGATCTCAGATAACACCAGTTATGGTCGTCAGGCGGTACCAGGTTTGGGCGCAATTCCAGGTTTGGGACGTTTATTCCGTTCTGAAGGTAAATCCAATCAGAAACGTAACCTGCTGATCTTTATTCACCCAACTATTGTGGGGGATAAGAATGAAGTACGTAAGATTTCCCAGCAGCGTTATGGTCAGCTTTATAGCTTGCAACTGGCTTTAGATTCGGATGGTAATTTTGCCAAGTTACCAGAAAATCTGGATGACGTGTATCAACAGCGTCTACCTGTTTCCAAAACACCTGTATATCAAACAGTACCAAGTGCACCTGTAACATCACAGCCAGCGGCAGTGGTGACTACGCCAGTCGCTATTGAACCTATGGTGCAACAGCAATCTGTGCAACCGGTGCAAAATGTAGAAAAAACCCGAAATACAGTGACAACCACAACCTTACGTCCGAAAAGCTAG
- a CDS encoding FHA domain-containing protein, with protein sequence MTWKIQAITGDLTGQEISIDRDMLVGRHQAADIVLQAAEISRKHAAFLLKEDALWVQDLGSSNGTFVNDLRIDTEKLLKQGDIVQFASLKFSVLEPAQEVVVEPELEETAERIVEEAAEKTAAHQMNEQGIPELKERHAEVQLTRDGMPTNVSIPKPAPIPEGIDLSAVKPEPTPIPVEQPVSRVEEVKEQQKNASVGLISLIVIVILAIMAWLFFK encoded by the coding sequence ATGACTTGGAAAATTCAAGCTATTACTGGCGATTTGACGGGACAGGAAATTAGTATTGACCGCGACATGCTGGTGGGTCGTCATCAGGCCGCAGATATTGTCTTGCAGGCTGCAGAAATTTCACGTAAGCATGCTGCTTTCTTGCTGAAGGAAGATGCACTCTGGGTGCAAGACTTAGGTTCTTCGAATGGCACCTTTGTCAATGATCTGCGTATTGATACTGAAAAATTGCTAAAGCAGGGTGATATTGTACAGTTTGCTAGCCTGAAATTCTCTGTGCTGGAACCGGCACAAGAAGTCGTTGTTGAACCTGAGCTGGAAGAAACAGCTGAACGTATTGTTGAAGAGGCTGCTGAGAAGACTGCTGCCCATCAGATGAATGAGCAGGGTATCCCAGAGCTGAAAGAGCGTCATGCAGAAGTTCAGTTAACTCGTGATGGTATGCCAACCAATGTCAGTATTCCAAAACCGGCACCAATTCCTGAAGGGATTGACTTGTCTGCTGTAAAACCTGAACCAACGCCAATTCCTGTCGAGCAACCGGTTTCTCGTGTAGAAGAAGTGAAGGAACAGCAAAAAAATGCTTCAGTTGGTTTGATTTCATTAATTGTGATCGTGATTTTAGCAATTATGGCTTGGCTATTCTTTAAATAA
- a CDS encoding phosphoglycolate phosphatase, producing MSVAQLDKRELILFDLDGTLVDSASDLYRAMNMSLNVLQLPFVTEEQVRVWIGKGTSKFCESVLLHLTGKLDPAQHQELLNTFLEIYNADPCVDTVPFPGILKFLDWAKKQGKTLICVTNKPEQPARSILEILDMAHYFADTIGGDRFTERKPDPRQLLHCVEHYGVSKEQVLMIGDSVNDVEAARRAGIDCIVVSYGYNHGENIADSHPQEIVDDLRELLA from the coding sequence ATGTCTGTCGCTCAACTGGATAAGCGTGAACTGATTTTATTTGATCTGGATGGTACTTTGGTGGATTCAGCTTCTGATCTGTATCGTGCCATGAACATGAGCCTGAATGTGCTGCAATTGCCTTTTGTGACTGAAGAACAGGTGCGGGTCTGGATTGGTAAGGGGACTTCAAAGTTTTGTGAGAGTGTGCTCCTACATCTCACTGGAAAATTAGATCCGGCACAGCACCAGGAGCTACTGAATACTTTTCTGGAAATCTACAATGCTGATCCCTGTGTCGATACCGTTCCTTTTCCAGGAATTTTAAAATTTTTGGACTGGGCAAAAAAACAGGGGAAAACCCTAATTTGTGTCACCAACAAGCCAGAGCAGCCTGCCCGTAGTATTTTAGAAATATTGGATATGGCCCATTATTTTGCTGACACTATTGGGGGAGATCGCTTTACCGAGCGTAAGCCGGATCCGCGTCAATTACTGCATTGTGTTGAACATTATGGCGTCAGCAAAGAACAGGTGCTGATGATTGGTGACTCGGTGAATGATGTCGAGGCGGCACGCCGTGCGGGTATAGATTGTATTGTAGTCAGCTATGGCTATAATCATGGTGAGAATATAGCAGACAGTCATCCTCAGGAAATTGTCGATGATCTACGTGAGTTGCTTGCTTAA
- the rplA gene encoding 50S ribosomal protein L1 codes for MAKLTKRQKAIAAAVEAQKVYTLEEAVEVLTNLPAAKFKESLDIAVNLGVDPRKSDQVVRGATTLPAGTGKTVRVAVFAQGAAAEAAKAEGADVVGFDDLAESIQAGNLDFDVVIAAPDAMRVVGKLGTILGPRGLMPNPKVGTVTPDVATAVKNAKAGQARYRVDKAGIIHAAIGQVGFSAEAVRQNVEALVADLKKAKPATSKGIYIQKITLSSTMGPGLIVDVANVSK; via the coding sequence ATGGCAAAGTTAACTAAACGTCAAAAAGCCATTGCTGCTGCTGTTGAAGCGCAAAAAGTTTACACTTTAGAAGAAGCTGTAGAAGTTCTTACTAACCTTCCAGCTGCGAAATTCAAAGAATCTTTGGATATCGCTGTTAACCTAGGTGTTGACCCTCGTAAATCTGACCAAGTTGTTCGTGGCGCGACTACGCTTCCTGCAGGTACTGGTAAAACTGTACGTGTAGCTGTATTCGCTCAAGGCGCTGCTGCAGAAGCTGCTAAAGCTGAAGGCGCAGACGTTGTTGGTTTCGACGATCTTGCAGAAAGCATCCAAGCGGGTAACCTTGATTTCGACGTAGTAATTGCTGCTCCAGATGCAATGCGCGTTGTAGGTAAACTTGGTACGATTCTTGGTCCACGTGGCTTAATGCCAAACCCTAAAGTGGGTACTGTAACTCCTGACGTAGCGACTGCAGTTAAAAATGCAAAAGCTGGTCAAGCACGTTACCGTGTAGACAAAGCGGGTATCATCCACGCTGCGATCGGTCAAGTAGGTTTCTCTGCTGAAGCTGTTCGTCAAAACGTTGAAGCTCTTGTAGCTGACCTTAAGAAAGCAAAACCTGCTACTTCTAAAGGTATCTACATCCAAAAGATCACTCTAAGCTCTACAATGGGTCCTGGTCTGATCGTTGATGTAGCAAACGTTTCTAAATAA
- the rplL gene encoding 50S ribosomal protein L7/L12 — MALTNEEILNAVAEKTVLELVELISAFEEKFNVSAAAVAVAAAPGAAAAAEEQSEFNVELTSFGANKVAVIKAVREATGLGLKEAKDLVESAPSVLKEGVSKEEGEELKKKLEEAGATVTLK, encoded by the coding sequence ATGGCTTTAACTAACGAAGAAATCCTAAACGCAGTTGCAGAAAAAACTGTTCTTGAACTTGTTGAACTTATCTCTGCTTTCGAAGAGAAATTCAATGTTTCTGCTGCTGCTGTAGCTGTTGCTGCTGCTCCTGGCGCTGCTGCTGCTGCTGAAGAACAATCAGAATTCAACGTTGAGTTGACTTCTTTTGGCGCTAACAAAGTTGCTGTAATTAAAGCAGTTCGTGAAGCTACTGGCCTTGGCTTGAAAGAAGCTAAAGACCTAGTTGAAAGCGCTCCTTCAGTTCTTAAAGAAGGCGTTTCTAAAGAAGAAGGCGAAGAGCTTAAGAAGAAACTTGAAGAAGCTGGTGCTACAGTTACACTTAAGTAA
- the secE gene encoding preprotein translocase subunit SecE, with translation MSNDKSRDAMSGAAIPQRNNPAVDVKTGSPLDIVLWVIALILLGGAMMVNQYLPAYWAPANDIWVRVGVILACIVGALGLLYATHQGKGFVRLLKDARIELRRVTWPTKQETVSTSWQVLVVVVLASILLWCFDYALGWLMKFIIG, from the coding sequence ATGTCGAATGATAAATCACGTGACGCAATGAGCGGCGCGGCAATACCCCAAAGAAATAATCCTGCTGTAGATGTAAAAACTGGTTCTCCATTGGACATTGTTCTATGGGTTATCGCCTTGATTTTGTTGGGTGGTGCAATGATGGTGAATCAATATTTGCCAGCATACTGGGCGCCAGCGAATGATATTTGGGTTCGTGTTGGGGTGATTTTGGCTTGTATCGTGGGCGCTTTAGGTTTATTATACGCCACCCATCAAGGCAAAGGCTTTGTTCGACTGCTGAAAGACGCACGAATTGAGCTCCGTCGAGTGACTTGGCCTACTAAACAAGAGACTGTGTCCACATCATGGCAGGTACTTGTTGTTGTTGTCCTTGCATCCATTTTATTGTGGTGTTTTGACTACGCATTAGGCTGGTTAATGAAGTTTATTATCGGGTAA
- a CDS encoding H-NS family nucleoid-associated regulatory protein produces MPDITNLSVEELKRLQAEAEALIASKKDQEIEDAYNQVLSIAEKVGMTIEQLLEFGASKRKKSSRKTVEPRYRSKANPEETWTGRGKQPRWLVAELEQGAKLEDFLI; encoded by the coding sequence ATGCCAGACATTACAAATTTATCAGTTGAAGAGTTAAAGCGTTTACAAGCTGAAGCTGAAGCATTAATCGCGTCTAAAAAAGACCAAGAGATCGAAGATGCTTATAATCAAGTTCTCAGTATTGCAGAAAAAGTAGGTATGACTATTGAGCAGTTACTTGAATTTGGTGCTTCTAAACGTAAGAAGTCATCTCGCAAGACTGTAGAACCACGTTACCGCAGCAAAGCAAATCCGGAAGAAACCTGGACAGGTCGTGGTAAACAGCCACGCTGGTTGGTTGCAGAGCTGGAACAAGGCGCCAAGCTGGAAGATTTCCTGATCTAA